ActatgtttttgctttgtttaaaaaaatgcagatttttactGCGACCATCAATAGAAAATGACTTATTTGTAACTCTCAACTTTGAACAACAAATCACTTCCCAAGAAGTTGACGGGTGAGTGAGGAATAATCATAAACATGTGATTAAATCTGGTCTGAGTATCATCACAGGAGACTATTTGTGAAAAGTCTACAGAAATtcaatatcagaatcagaattcctttattaacCCTCAGGGGAAAATTCTTTTTACTTATAGACATTGTAGTTTGCTAACAAATTTGTCACAAAATGTATACCCATAATCTCTGCCTGTCTTGCCGGCTGGTCCTCTTCCTTCTGTTATTacctttctcttcattttgtcttgcataacaaaaatatttcctcatcctgtctgtctttacTGTGTCTCGTATTATATGAACATAAAAGTGTGTGGAGGTACTCATGCCAGCATGCAACAACTATTTGTCTTCatactgtttgtttattggGCTTAACAGGGATTCAATGTACATCATAGATTAGGAAGCAGCTGGTACATGACTCCTATCCTACAATTACTTTTCACAtacactggctgcctgtttcttttatttaccaTCCCTAATCGGACCTCCCATTTGTGAGGGACAATTATTCTGTCCAGCCAGACAAATTATGAACAAAAGGATCAGTGTAGAACTTGCCacaaattcacaaacaaaaatgttttggagTCTCGTTTGGATCTGGAACATTGGCAGGATTATAAGCATATTTAGCTCAAGCACTTTCTGTCTTATGCAAATTTTATTATGTTGGCAAATGATTTACCATTACTGTGCAGTTTGCACATTCGTTTTGCCTGCAGGTATCCGTCTCTTTAAGAAATCAAACCAGATACCacaaaaatgttactttaattGTGAAACTCAACAGGGTTATGAACGCACTGAGCGTCACACAAGTGAAATCCTGTTTCACTTTCTACAGATACCCTGAACACTCTTTCCTTCACAGTAACCACAGGACAGAAATCACCATTTGTGTTTAGGGGAAAACCCAAATTTCCAAAATTCTCAATGATTGCGTGATTAAAAACTAGTGATTTTGTGTTACCACTTCTGAAACCAAGAAGTTGTAAGTAAAATTTACTTTCTGTTACTTGCTTTGGAGTTAGGTTTGTGCAAATGAGCACTTGAGAGAACAAAGTGAAGCAGAAGTCAATTCAGCACTGTTTAATGAAGTTTAGTGATGCACAACTGGGAACTAAAACCTACATGTGgtttgaaataagaaaaaagcaTAAAGAAGCAAGGGAGTGGCTATAAAATGTTGATTACAaaaaaattggatttttttgtaaTCAATTGGattcattaattaaaaattaatgaatCCAGCTAATGTCTGCTTTTTATCTAAGTTACtacaagaaacacacattttgttttgcattttagcTTGTTTAACAAAtcaccaaacaaacatttaccaGGGCAAAGTCCACTGCTAATATCAGTTTACAGCACATGGTACTGCACAATTCACATGCTTTTCATGTGCAAACAGGCTTGTGTGGGCCCACTGTGGAAATTGTGGGCTTACTGTATGaggggcaaacacacacacagtaatccTACGTGAACCCCCTGTGGGTTGGCCCATTCagcctgtatttttttttttccatgtttttttctgtattgcTCAATTAgggttatttttttatttttaattgtccACATCTGAATGTTGCATAAAGTGACAGCAAtgtaaacagataaacagacataGAAGACTGTCTGTCCATTTGCGCACAGCGCAAACACGTGTACTCTCCTTTTTCACCCTTTTTGCCTCCTGTGTCAGTGAGGTTGTTCTCGTTTTGCAGATTAGAGTTTCCTTTCACAGATACACAGGTGCAAATCCCCTTGTGTTTTGGTTACATATTGACAGACATCAAGTAAATCAAACCTTCATTGTTCCAGGAAATATTCTGCTTTATGGCAGGCCGAATAGCAGAGTGAAATCGAGAACCAATATGAACACGAATGGTGTCACTTTTTGATGGCCATTATGCTAATATGCATCTTTGttaccatctctctctctctctcaacccctGCCAGCTTCACCATAAAGTGAAGTCTCCCATCTGGTTCCCGAGTGTTTCCACAACCCCCAACATTCATCAAGACTTCTGCACTTTCAAGCCATTGTCTCCTGAGGATGCTCAGGAGGAACATCATCTTCTAACCTCCATTACTTGGCCTGAAACTCCACTTTTGCCAGATCCTCTTTCCCTGGATCAGACCAGTGATCCTGCCCACAGCACCTTCACCATTCTCCCAGGAAGTAGAGGAGGACAGTGGCATGTAGGGGATCAGTTGGAGGTTATGATACACATGTATGACTTCCAGGGCTCTCCTAAGAAGTATGGGGGAGATGCCTTAATTGCCAGGCTGCATAACTCTACACTTGGTGCAGGTGTGGCTGGGCAAGTGGTGGATCATCTAAATGGCAGCTACTCTGCTGTATTCTCTTTACTCTGGGAAGGAAGCGCGTCTGTTGAGGTGATGCTAAAAACTATTATGTTTAATATGATTTGTATTATAGGTGTCTTTCATCTATATGTTGTAACATGGGTCAATAACAGCTGAGTTCTAGCACTgcagaataaacacacaaaaagcaagCTTGAAAAAAGCATTATTCTTGTTATTTAATTGGCTTTAGGCTTAAGGTTCACACAGTTTCCCTTGAGTGGCTCTCAATTTACATTAGTCTAACAACACATCAGTCTGATGTACATGGTGCAAAGTCATTGTCCATATCCTCTACTCGTAGCACCCCAGGAGGCTGTCACACCAAAAATGCTACACAGAAGATATGTTTGTTGTGAATGAGACTCTTTCTCCACACTTTAGATAGTATTTTTCTTGGTAAAGCCTTACGCACACCACTTCAATATTTGGTGAAAGTCAAAGCTGGACCAGCTTGCTgggactatttttttttttgctaataaCTGCTCTTAGGGAGAGTGGTTAAATAAATAGTCAGGTCTCTGAAGATCAGTCTAGCTTTCACCTTAATCACATTGGACAGGTTTGTAAGATTCACTTTCAAGATTCACAAACATGATTGGATTTGAATACTCTGGTTCTTTATCCTATCAGGTGACACTAATTCATCCTAGTGAGGCTGTCACAGTGCTGCGGCGGCTGACCAGCGAACAGCCAGACAGGATTTCCTTCCAGAGCTTCTTCAGATCAGGCTCACTCTCTCAAACGACCACGTGTAACGTCTGCTTACGTTCAACCCAGCAGCCGCTGTGCAACTACACTGACCTCCACACAGGCGATTCTTGGTTCTGCTACAAGCCACAGAAGCTGAACTGTGATAGTAGGATCAACCACTCCAAGGGAGACTTCAAACAAAACCTCAAGACCAAGGAGGACAAGCTCTTTCAAAGGTGAGGGAACAGAAATGGGAGAAAAGAGACATGTTGTAGAGTAAGAGTAGTGAGACTGTACCAAACCAGTAAAGTAAAACCAAAGCACACTGAAGTTAACTGAAAGACACTTCTGCAAAGTCAGTTCCCTGTGGGTTTAACACTGTGAgcaacatctttaaaaaaaaacaactctgttttgtttttagttttacagTTTGGGTGATGACACACTcttgctccacacacacacacacacacttatcgCAGAGTATATGATCATCACTTATCAGTGTTATCAAAAAGCTCTGTTTGACCTTGTTGTTAACTGTTCTGTTATTACTGGCGGCCAGAGTTTCCTGCATAGTTCTGTCATTTTTGAAGATGATTACAGATGCGTGACAGAGTGCAGTTGTGCGTGCATTCCACTATGCATGTATGTGTCATTAAGTAGATCTTCAATTAGTACTCATCCATTTCTGACCTGCTATTTCTCAGCTGAGAAAGCTGTGGTCATTGCACGTGACACATTAGAGACAGTCATTGGACCCACTGTTTATATGAAGATATGCATTAGTGCTACTTTAACTTACAAAATCAATTGGATGGGCGAGGTTTGtgtaatgttgttgtgtttgagtATTCtatttttgttctcttttcttgtgttcattttatgtGCGTGAGAGATATTTAATAACATGTACTTTTCTTTAGTGGTGTCAACATGAAAGTCTTGATTCATGCTTCAGGACCTGACAGTGTCaacattttgccaaaaaaaCAAGGTAAAACATGATTTTTAGCACTGCCACTACTACCTAACCACTAACAATTCAATTACAGTATTTGTAAACAAATACTGCTTTCTTCAGGGTCACGTAGAAAGATATATTCAGGGTAATTTGAGAAGAGTGATGGGAGTACAACATGGAGCTAAAAGTTATTGAGCATGGCACCTGCTGTTATCAGTGTATCCTGTCTCTCTGGGGTAAGCTGTATCCCCAAATAGAAGCTGCAGCGGCTTACATGATTTTAGCTCAAAAGACAGCATTTTGTCTCGCAATGTGTGGAGGGATCATTTACTGTTTGCATGTACTAGTTTACCATTATGATGCACAACAACTGAACAACTGCCGTTTTTCTGCTCTTAGTAATAGTTAAAAATGAccattttcatatttctttgttgCTATAATTAGCAGCTAGCGAGAATTCTAGCCCCAGGATCATtgttgttcatcatcatcaagttTTCTATTTTCATATATGAAACCTAGCATGGTTTCATATACTAGTATGGTTTTGTTCCTAATACAACCTCAACGTTTTTATCTTCAACCATTTAGGTTTGAAGATAGTGAGTTTGAGTTATAGAATAAGACCAGCAGTATTGATTTGACCCACAAGAGCTGTCAGTGTAGTCAACGCCTGAAGTGGTTTATTCATCACTGATGTAGGGCATGACTGTTGTTCAAAAACAAGGCCAATTTGAGTGGCATATTCCTTTATCACAATAAACATAATTACCATAGTTTCAACAGCTGCACTATGTAATCCCACTGGGGAAATACTAGAAACTCCTGTGACATACTGAgcctttaaaaaacaatatgttTGTGAGACATTTATAAGGATTTTTCTTTACCAGCAACAACTTGACAGGTTAGGGAGagaatttatttttagtctATTCATGTGATTTATTGTCACTCAGCAAAATGTATCCTTAAACTTCCTCTCAGGTGAACCGGAGATGAAGAGCAGGAGTGTGAATTCTGGACTCTCTGGCTATTACTATGAAAATGCGTGGCGAGCACTAAGTGGCCCTGCAGTTCGACAGTTCAGCACCTCCTCTGCCGTCAGTCAATGTCTGAAAGGCAAGGTGGTCCACCTGTATGGAGACTCCACCATCAGACAGTGGTTTGAACACCTCAGAGAAACACTCTCAGGTAGTCTATCAATAGAGATTTCCAGTAatagttttgatttatttcactctGCAACTCAGTCTGTTCCCTCTGTAATACCTTTAGATCTGAAGGAGTTTGACCTGCACAGTCCAAAGCAAGTTGGACCCTTCATGGCCTTGGATTATGCAAACAACATCTTGGTGACATACCGCTGCCATGGTCCACCCATCCGTTTCGGCATAACCCCAGTCAGCGAGCTCCGTTACATTGCCAATGAGCTAGATGGCTTAATTGGAGGCCCCAACACTGTCGTAGTTATTGGCATCTGGTCTCACTTCAGCACTTTCCCTGTTGAGGTCTACATTCGACGGCTGCAGAGCATCCGCAGGGCAGTGGTACGGCTGCTGAACAGGGGTCCAGGCACGCTGGTCGTCATTCGAACTGCCAACCTCAAAGCATTGACACTTTATGAGGCACTAACCAACAGCGACTGGTATTCAATGCAGCGTGACAAGGTGCTTAGAACCATGTTCAAAGGACTGAATGTCCGTCTGGTGGATGCCTGGGAGATGAGTCTGGCCCACCACCTGCCGCACAGCCTCCACCCACAACCTGCCATTATTAAGAATATGATTGATGTTCTCTTGTCTTACACATGTCCTCAAAAGGAACAGTAGATGTATGTTTGAGGGAAGAGAGGAGTGGGGATTCAAGGGCACATTCTTAGTTTATATGTTGCATCTGTGTTTCTACcaaatgctgcatttttttttccttcagcagtCCATGTACAGACTGATTTTTAGAGAAGCACCTGTATGTTGGGTATTTAAAAGGAGTGTAGATGAATAATCACACTTGACACATATCACATGTCTTGGAATTTCCAAGCATGTGAGAGATGCAGAAAACACTCAGCAAGGGATAATGAGATGAATCAGGGTGAAAGTAATATTACCATAAAAGTCCGGTCCATAACAGGCCCCTCTATGAAATTAAAGTGGGTTTAGGGGTTCATGGGGTTAGCCAGCTTAATTTACAGGATATTAACACTGTAGCAACATGACATCtcacaacaaaatatatcatGCTGTATCACGATGTGACGATGGACAAAAAGAGCCGAACACAGCATgccacaccctcacacacacacactaacatttcATACCTTTTCCAGAAAGCTACTGGGGCCACAAGTTTTCACTTTTGTGCTGATACAGAATCCATTCTAAATCATTTATTTCCAGTTTcataattacataaataaagtagtcaatataaaaataactgttatgtttacattctgtttttattttgtgactttttctgTGACCGCCCCCTTTCGTCCACGGCGGAAAACCTGTTGAATGTTTAGATTGCACAGATATAAAGCGTGCGCTACAGTGAAACTACAGTCCCTGGCTCTAAAGTGCCAAAATGTTGGTAAATGTTAGTACCTAATCAGCACCATCAAGTGGGATTAACCAAGATTAGCcacaagatagcagctaactGTCTACCTCTAAGAAGCAACTTGTGCTCTGCTGGTTTGAATCCatggtactgtgtgtgtgtgtgtgtgtgtgtgtgtgtgtgtgtgtgtgtgttttatttttggttcaGTTATGGCTTCAGGAAACGGtacaaatgtagaaaaaaatacaaatatacttttattttgaaaggagtGTAAATGTCTATATCTGATAATTCACTTGTCTTGTCACTTCTGAATCTCCTGTAATTTCATATTCTTCAAAGAATTTTTAACAACTGTCCCAAATACTTTGAAGCTTCTAACATGCCAATCAAAATCAGAGGTAGGACGCTGCCTCTGCTGCATTGGCAAAGAGCAAGAAATTGAGCTTTCCTATGGCCTGTAATTAGCCAGGCATGTGTGCCTGAAATGAGCCCACAGAATAGCGTGAAAACATCCTTGTGAGGGAACATTTCTGTTCCGTGTGCACAAATGCAGTCACAAAAGCATATTGGGCTGTAAGTGCACTCTCAGTCATCCCTATGTGGATATTACAGAATAACACTCGCTTGTCAAGTTGACCTTTTAGACTTTGGAAGGTGGGATAGGAAAGACAATGACTCATGTCTTCCCCTCCTGTCCTTGTATCTGATCATAACATTTAGCAAAGTACAACAGCTTGTGTCATCCACCCACCTTTACCTCATGCCAAGCTTTTAGTATTCTTGGAAAATTCTCCCTGAACTGAACTTGAACTGATCAATCACAACTTGAACGATTTACCTTTGATTTTATTAGGAGCTAATGGGTATAGATGGTTGTAGCCGACATTCAAAAGTTCAAAACTCAATTCACGAAGTATCTGATGTATCATTTGCTGTCCTCCATATCCCACAATCTACTGTGCACCGTCCAGTCATTTGACGGAGCTCTCAAGCTGTTTTTGGCAGCTTGTAAAGTTGGAAAATGTCACGTGACTTTGACTGCGTCTCAAGGTTATTTTGTCATGATCAATCACTGGTGAATATTTTACTTGTATGAAGACTATGTAAGGCCACTGCAGGCTGTAAATAATAGATGCCAAACAGTCCACTGTCTGCTTACTATCTGTTGGTATTTACAGGAAGTTACATGGATCAGTTAGCCAGTCAATTTTTCCAGTTGTGCAACATTTCCTGATCCATAGATCTCTGTGCTCACCTACACCATGTATTTCAACAGTGCTGTAAATGCGGAATGTGTGAGCAGGATCAGGCTGTAGCCTGCATAACTTGAGGTCAGTGTGGTTTACCGAGTGCAGCCAATGTTCCATTCCTCTGACAGTAAATTTAACAAAAGCACACATCTGTTTTACAAAGGGAGAGTTTATAGGCCAGGTACTGTTGATTTTCAGGTTAAATGGAACTTTCTTCCActctgcagtcagtcagtgcatCATAAAAATGGATTAATAATAACTGACATCTACTTATACCTCAACAAACATGTATTTGTGGAAATCCCCTTTAGCTgaaattaatgtattttatgttttcaaagaACAGAAGAGTTATTTTGAGACTATTTTTACTATGTAAAAATGAAACGTTTACATGGTGTTTGGTATAAAACGTATTGAAATATTAATACGGCAAACTACTGTTTAAACTACTGACACAATTGCTGATTATTGAATTGTGATTATTGTATGTAATGTTAACTTGGTCTTGCTTGTTTGTAAGTTCTTGAAAAGTGTGACAACGTAATTTCTTGATTGTTAGACTTTTGTATAATTGTTGTTTTATATACTTaacaaacaaactttgaaaGTTAACTACAACATTCATATGAAATGGAGATTATCTAAAGTtcttatttaatattaattgaAGATGAACTGTCACACGGTATGTGAAAAGAAATTTTCTAGGATAGTCGGAACAAGAAAGACTTCCTGAGACCAGTtgaataaaatgtatatttagtctataaattactttcatattttcaaGTTCTTATCTCAAAGGTTTTGCAAAGAGAAGAGACTGTAACAGAAGTGAAATTCCATCATAGtatgaacagaaataaaaaaaaacattagacaCAACAAGGGTTCTGCAAATAAAACCATTTAATAGCGATGTATGTAATACTCTAGTgcttcataataaaataaatgcattctACATTCTATTGTTGTAATGACTCAGCACCGACATGCACTGTGAACTGCCTTCTATACTTTCTACATGCTTGCTGAAACAACCAATTGTAAGAATGCCAAAATTTTAGGGAAGCCTGTAAATTGAATTATTGACATCCAACGTTGTTCCTCTGAATGCTTCTGATTTTATTCTCTTTGCTTACAGGACTACCTCAGTGATAACCTGATTGAACACTGGCACAAAACAAATTTCCGTATAATTTTCAGCTAAATTTCTATTTTAGATATCTTCTTTTCAAGAGCAGTTACTTTTTCTGATATGaagagataaagaaataaaagaaagagaatagGGAGCATGAAGTTAAATCACACAGACTTGATCATCATTCTGGTAGCTTTGACAGAGTAAGGAGCATCAGTTTTCCAGGTATCCCAGTGGAGGCCTGACGCCCAACCAATATTGTCACTGGCAGGATGCCAGTCGCCATTCAATCTGGCAGAGCCACAGCGGCTGTACCACCAGCCACCACCTTCTGAAAAGCTACATTCAGTCTCGGCAATGTCACCAAAGATGCATGGGGAGCAGCCATCATTGTCACGGTCAATGGTGCTGAAGCCATAACCATTCTGATCAATCCCACCATAGGCACCACGGATGGCATCACCTGTGGACAAAGTAGGAATGTATTTGAGGAAGTCTGGAGTTTGTAATTCAGAGGGTTTCTTTTAAATGTAGCTTTTTCTGAACAGTGGCCACTGTGTTGAAAATGGCACATTAAAGTTGGTCAAGTCAAGGCACTGATACATCAGCCAATTCTCGGCAACAGTTCAACAACAAGAGTATTACGAAATTTCCAAGTCCAAGTCACTGTGACCGATGGccattgttttctcatgtttccaggtgtttcctgtctgattcATTCTCAGAACAGCCTTGGTTTTCATTCTCAATTACAGTAATGTCAGTCATACAGCTATACATCTATAAAATTGAAAAGTGTATTTTAGTGCCTATAAATtcaatgtttcatttgaaaggGAAAATGTGGTAGCTGTATTTCATCTTTCAAAAGTTGCACAGTCTCACTTTAAAGCTGCCATGTGTGGAATTTTATCATACATAAAACAACACTTCATTATTAATCTAAGTTTTTAAGGCAAAAGAGCCATaagcacaaaaaatattattgtgGTCTAAAGTAACAGACTATTCCAACCAGCATAAATGAAAGCTAAATATGCATTAACATTTACGTGTCAATaagaagcaaaggaaaagcaggacAGTGGAGAACATCTAAAAAGTAGGCTGGCTTACCTGCATTTCCTCTGTATTTCCCGACGTGCAGTTTGTAAGCTGCTTTCTCACTGCCCAGTCTGAAGTTTTTGTACTGGGCAAAAGCAGTGCCACCTTCATGATCCCACAGGTCGACCCTCATGATCCACTTCTTGCTCTTGTTCTTGGTCAGAGAGTAAACATTTTTCAGGCCAAGCCAGTGGTCCTCTGAGGGAATCAGCAGAGCACAAGTAAAGAATTAAAATTTTCCTACATCCATTTTCAGTATGTGTAACAGCCTTGCGAATACCTTTATTCAAAATACTTTTCAAAGccataataaaaatatttacatggCTCCAAAGCAAAGTGTTTGGCCCTTTACAATAATAGTTTCTGGAGGCAGATTGTTGAAGCCAGCTGCAAGTAAGTCAGGCAAAAATTCAGTTAATTACAGCTAAAGGTTCAAGCTTGTTATTACTGTGCACTTTGTGAGACATGCCACAGCCAAGACGAAAGGCTCTCTTTCAGAAGCCCTGTGCTGGATCTTGACAAACAGCTGCAGGCAGATGCTCCAAAGCCAGCTACTAGCCCTACTTTCCCGCCCTCAATTATGCTATTCACATAACTCAACAAGCCAA
This Scatophagus argus isolate fScaArg1 chromosome 22, fScaArg1.pri, whole genome shotgun sequence DNA region includes the following protein-coding sequences:
- the LOC124053973 gene encoding NXPE family member 3-like, encoding MKIRTCKRGERSICLPKYWIIILFLVVLMAVLQNMDFQELHHKVKSPIWFPSVSTTPNIHQDFCTFKPLSPEDAQEEHHLLTSITWPETPLLPDPLSLDQTSDPAHSTFTILPGSRGGQWHVGDQLEVMIHMYDFQGSPKKYGGDALIARLHNSTLGAGVAGQVVDHLNGSYSAVFSLLWEGSASVEVTLIHPSEAVTVLRRLTSEQPDRISFQSFFRSGSLSQTTTCNVCLRSTQQPLCNYTDLHTGDSWFCYKPQKLNCDSRINHSKGDFKQNLKTKEDKLFQSGVNMKVLIHASGPDSVNILPKKQGEPEMKSRSVNSGLSGYYYENAWRALSGPAVRQFSTSSAVSQCLKGKVVHLYGDSTIRQWFEHLRETLSDLKEFDLHSPKQVGPFMALDYANNILVTYRCHGPPIRFGITPVSELRYIANELDGLIGGPNTVVVIGIWSHFSTFPVEVYIRRLQSIRRAVVRLLNRGPGTLVVIRTANLKALTLYEALTNSDWYSMQRDKVLRTMFKGLNVRLVDAWEMSLAHHLPHSLHPQPAIIKNMIDVLLSYTCPQKEQ
- the LOC124053975 gene encoding angiopoietin-related protein 5-like; the protein is MKSLTACCVFTLAFLLSCTEQTKKQQTAVPSQGTECTQIKALSPQASSGVYVIQPPGVKTPFKVYCIMQPDGGWTVFQRRSGGAVSFNMKWAAYKNGFGNLTQDHWLGLKNVYSLTKNKSKKWIMRVDLWDHEGGTAFAQYKNFRLGSEKAAYKLHVGKYRGNAGDAIRGAYGGIDQNGYGFSTIDRDNDGCSPCIFGDIAETECSFSEGGGWWYSRCGSARLNGDWHPASDNIGWASGLHWDTWKTDAPYSVKATRMMIKSV